Part of the Gemmatimonadota bacterium genome is shown below.
CCGGATCGGCGAGTTCCTGCTATCTTCCGCCTCCTATCCGCAGTATGCCACGGAGCACGTCTATATCCACCACGCCCTGGTCGGCACACCCTACGACGTGGGGTCCGCGCCGAAGGGGGAGAGTTTCTGGCGGTACATGCCCAAGGAAATCGTCAGTAACCTCGTCAATTCATGGGAAGTAGCGCGAGAACGCCTGGCGCGGCGCCGCCGGACCATGTGGCATTACAGCAATCCCTTCTGGCGCTATGGCTTCGGCGTCGCGTTCTGGTACGCACTGGTATTCTGGTTGGGCGGGATCTGGGCGGTCCCGGTCTTCGCCTTCCTCGGCCTGTCCTGCGTCTTTTCGATGAAGATCAGCAACTACTTCCAGCACTACGGCCTGCGCCGGGTCCGCCTGGAAAACGGCCGGTGGGAGAAGATCATGCCCCGCCATTCCTGGAGTGCCGACTGGAAGTTCAGCAACTGGATGCTCTTCAATGCGCAGCGCCATGCCGACCATCACGCGGTGGCATCCCGCCAGTATCCCCTGCTGCAGGTCAGTCTCGACGAGTCGCCGGAACTGCCGGGCACCTACTCCGATATGATGAACATCGTCCTGAAGCCCAAAAAATGGTTTGAAAAGATGGACCCGCTGGTGGACCAGTGGCGCAAGCACTTCTACCCGGAGATCGAAGACTGGAGTGTCTACGACAGTCCCCTTGCCGCGAAGCGTCCCGACGCCTTTGACACGATCGTCGAGATCTTTGGCGCCGCGCCGCGGCTCGCGAAATGGATCGAACGGAACCCGGAGCTTCTGGATAACCTGCAGGAACAGGAATTCCTCGATCTCGACCTGCCGAAGGGGTTCGAGCAGGACGAGGAGTTCGAGTCGATCGCACGACGCGGGCTTGCACGGGTCTACTGGACCTACGAAATGGGCGTTCAGGAAATGAAGGACCTGATCGTTGAGTTGCCCGTGGTAGACGCGAGGGAAACTGCCGAGATCGTGCGGAACTGGTCGAACGACAAGGCGTTTCAGATCGCCATGCACGTGGTGCGCGGAAACCTGCTCCCGGCGGAGGCGAGAACGGCGCTGTCCAGTCTTTCCGAAGCGTCGGTTTCGACGGTGCTTGCCTCCGTGGTGGCGGATTTCGGCGAGCGGTACGGTACGGACAGCGTGGGCGAGGTCGCCGCCGTCTTCCTGGGCGATCTGGCCAGCCGGGAAGCCTATCCCGGCATCGAGGTCGAAATGCTGTTCGTCCATGACGGCGCGCAGTCCGGCGCGAACGAACGCCTGTTCCGGAGTTTCCGCAAGGCCCTGGCCGACCTGGCGCAGGACAACCTGTTGTTCTCCCCGGTCTCCGCCGGCGCGGAGGCCATGCCAGCGGTATCGCTCTCCGATCTGGCCGAGCAAGCCCGTGACCCGGCTTCCGGCGGGGTTCCCGTGCTCACCCGGGCCCGTAGAGTCTTCGAGACCGAGGGTTCCGGCATCGGAAGCCGCTTTGATGATGAGCGGCGCCGGGTCCTGGCCGAATGCAGTGCGGACGCAGCGGTGTACGCCGGGTCGGGCGGACAGCAGAAAGACGGCACCGGTCCGGACGATCGGCCGGTAAACGGCGCAGAGACGAGTGTGTCCGCATACGCCGGGATGCCCGGCGGATTGAACGATGTCGAGCAGGCCGCGCGCTATCTGCAGTTGAACCGTGCCGGTGACTTCCTCGACGATCCGGCGCCGTCCGCCGCGGCGGTGTTCGATGCCGCCGGCGACGAGCCGCTGGCGCAAGCCGCTAACCTGTGGCGCGACTTGCAGGGAGTCATGCGGCTGGTCGGAGCGGAAGGATTCGACGCGGCGACGGCGGGGGAGAAGGTCAAGTCCCTGGTGGCGAACGCCTGCGGGCAGGAGGACTTCGATGCGCTGGCGTCGGTGGTCGACGAAACCGCCGCTCGCGCCGCCGCCCGGATCGACACGCTCGTCGCGCACGCATGAAAGCGCCTGCCGAGAAGACACGGAAACCCCGGATGCCTGGGCCGACCAGCAAGAATGCCCGCCAGGGGAAACTCACGAGAACGACCCCCGCCGACCTGGGTCTCGTCGATCTTCCCACGCTTACCCCGCACTTGCGATCCCACGTCATCGGCGCGCAGCAGACGCTGCTGGTTTCCGAGTCCTTCGATACACTGCTGCACGGCGCCCTGCTTTGCGATCTGCTTCCTCTTCTCGACGGCTGCCGTCCCCTGTCCGGCATCGTCGCCGACCTCGAGGGCCGCCATGCCGCAGACGATGTGCGCGCAGCGATCGTTTCGCTCTCCGACCGGGGCTATGTCATCTCCGCCGATCATAGCATGGACCGGTCCCGGGCGGCATACTGGACGTCCCTCGGCGCATCGCCCCGATGGGTCGAACAACGGCTGGCGGAATCGCGTGTCGCGGTCGACGGAGACGACGGAAGGCTGTCCCGGCAGCTGGAAACGAGCGGCGCCGGCGTGGTGGCCGACACCATGGCCGTCGACGACGTCCAGCTCAAGGTTATCGTATGCGACGATTACCTCGACGCGGGATTCGTAGCGGTGAATCGGCGCCGCCTTGAGGCGGGAGCGCCGTGGATGCTGGTGCGGCCGCGCGGCATGGATGCGCTGTTCGGACCCGTGTTTCGCGCGGACCGGCAAGGCCCCTGCTGGGACTGCCTGGCCCACCGGCTACGGGGCCATAAGGAGGCCCATCAGTTCCTTCGGCACGTCGCCGGCGAGGAAGCCGCATTCAAGCCGTTCGCCGCCGACCCTGTCGTACTCGAGGCGGTATACGGGCTGGTTTCGGCTGAAATCGTCAAGTGGCTGGTGCTGGATGAAGCGGCTCCGATCCACGGACATGCGGTCTCGATGCATGTCGGCACATTCGCAAGCACTATGCATACGGTCCTGCGGCGGCCGCAGTGTCCGGTCTGTGGCGACGAAGGGCTGTACCGGCCAAACCGGGCGCCGGTGCCCGTATGTCTGAAGGCCAGCCCCAAACACCATCGGAACAGCGGCGGAGCGCGGGCCGTGACGCCTGAAGCCACCCTGGCGCAATACCGCCACCTTGTAAGCCCGGTCAGCGGCATCGTGACCTGGCTGGCGCGCACGACCAGTGAGCATGACGCCTGGCTTCACGTCTACTGGGCCGGGAGCAATCCCGGCATGAGAAGCCGGAGCCTGAGTTCGCTCAGGCGCAGCCTGCGCAGCAAAAGCGCCGGCAAGGGCAGTACGCGGGAACAGTCCGAGACCAGTGCCCTCTGCGAGGCGATCGAACGTCATTCAGGCGCTTTTAGCGGAGACGAAATCCGTACCGGTGGTCGATTCATCGATTTCGCCGCCGAAGACGGGGCGATCCACCCCAACGACGTGCAGTTGTTCAGCGAAGATCAGCTCGACAACGCGGACAGCATCAACGCGGCAGGCCACCCCTACAATATCGTCCCGCCTCGTTTCGATCCCGCCGCCGAAATCGACTGGACGCCCGTATGGTCGTTCACGCAGGGCCGGCATCGATACCTGCCGACGTCGATGCTCTACAGCATGGCGCCCGAACAGCGCGGACCCGCCGAATTGATTGCCGATTCCAACGGCTGCGCCGCGGGGAACACCCTGGAGGAGGCCATCCTGCAGGGTTTCTATGAACTGGTCGAGCGCGATGCCTTCGCCATCTGGTGGTATAACCGGCTGAGCGTCCCCGGGGTGGATCTCTCCAGTTTCGACGACGCATTCCTCGCATCCGCCACGGACTATTACGGACGCTGCGAGCGGGAGGTGTGGATGCTCGACGTGACGTCCGATACGGGCATTCCGTCCTTCGTTGCGCTTTCCCGGCGGCCGGACGCGGAAACCGAGGATATCATATACGGCGCGGGTGCCCATGCCGACCCGAGACTCGCGGCCCTGCGCGCGCTGTGCGAGTTGAATCAGTGCCTGACGTGGCTTCCCCGGCCCGGTGGACGCGAAGGCGGCGGTCATTCGGGTCGGGCCGGACTAGCCGGGGGGCCCGCACAGTCTGGCCGATCCGGTGGGCCCAACCAGCCCATGATCGACGATCCCATGGCGCTCAACTGGTGGAAGACGGCTCGAATCGCCGATTGTGCCTGGCTGGCGCCGTCGACGGACGCGCCGCTCAGGCAGGCCGCGCAGTATCCGTCGATCGAGACCGCGGATACACGGGAAGACGTGGACTGCTGCCGCGCGCTGGTCGAAGCCAGGGGCATGGAGTTCCTCGTGCTGGACCAGACCCGGCCGGACATCGGCATGCCGGTGGCGCGGGTCATCGTACCGGGCATGCGCCATTTCTGGGCGAGATTCGCCCCGGGCCGCCTGTACGACGTGCCGGTCGCCATGGGTTTTCGCAATCAACCCTTGACCGAAGCCGAATTGAATCCCGCACCGGTCATCGCGTAAGGAGGCAAGGTGAATATCGACGATGCCGTCCTGCACACCCAGGATCGTCTCGCCAAAGAGGGCGAAACGATGGCCGAGTTGCTGGCGCAGTTGCGAATTGGGATTTCACCCGGTCTGATCGGAGCACGGGAATGGGGGCTTATACTGAAACAGGCGACACAACTGCCCATAACGATGGGCGCCCAGCCCTTCGGTTTTGAACTTCCGCTGCACGATAGCCGGCCCGTGGCGGACTTCGGCGTCTCGCTGGCAAGCGGAAACCGGTCGGGCGACTTTTTTGAAGCGCAAGCGCGGACAGACGAGTCGGATGAGACGGCCGGTGCGGTAAGGCGGCTGTTCGGGAAAATGGAAGCCGAGCACTCGTCGTTGAGAGAGATCGTGGGGCGTAAGCTGATGCTGGAGTATGACGTAGGCTCGGCGCCGGGTGAAGGAAAGTCGCTACCGGGCCTGTTTCTGCGGCCCAACGAACGCACGCTGTTCGGCGGCGCCGGACTCCAGAAGGACGTCGGCATGGTGGTTGACGCCCTCGTTTCCTGCGTCGGCTGGGAAAGGATAGCCGCTGAGCGGGAAAACGCCGAACGGGTCTACCTGGCGCAGCCGGAAGACACGCGCCTGGATTCCTTCGGCGTATTCCCTTCCCGGAAACGTACAGTCCGCCTGGCGATCATGGGTTTCAGCGCGGTGGACGGAATCGGCCCTTATCTCGAGAACACCGGTTGGACGGGGCGGGTTTCCGCGGTCGAATCCGTGCTCGCGCGCTTGAGGGAGAGGGCGGACGTCGTGAGCGCGGGCTTAAACGTAGACGTACGGGCAGACGGGCTGGGGCCCACACTCGGACTGACGCCCATCGTCAAGCAGAGATACACGCAGGATTCCCGTTACTGGCTCGACGGCATGACCGACTGGGATCCCGTACTGGATGCGTTGGGCTATGAGGACTATGTCGTTCCGGAGAAGCTTGCGGCCCTTGCGGACTGGGCTTCCAAACCCACGACGTTGTTCGGCAAGACCGGCCCTTTTCTCATGTTGCGGGGCATACATCACATAAAGCTGGTCATAACCGGAAACCGGCCGGCGCAGGCCAAGGCCTATCTATACATGGTGCTTTCCGGCGCGCACGCGAACTGAGGCCACGCACGCGAACCGTGCGCCACGGGCTCGGACCGAGCGCCGTGACACGTAATAACACCAAAAGCAAAAGTCCTCCCCGACCAGGATGATCGGGGAGGACTTTTATCTAACTAATTGATCACGCGAATACCAGGCATCCGCATAGTGACCGGCGTGCTGATTTCAGTTTACCAGCAGCAACAGAGGCCGGCCGAAACGGCTTCGAGTTGCTCCTCGGAGATATTCGCATCCGGGGGCAGTGCGATATGCACCGTCTGCATATCGCTTTCGTGGACCTGGATCGACATGGATTCCGGCATCGTGATGTCCAGTTCCTCACAGATGGTCGACTTCGGATCCGAAATCAGCTTCTGCCTGAAATCTGCGTCCAGAGAGGACTTCTCAACGATCTGCTTTAACATTTCATCGCCACTTCTCATGATTTTACTCCTTTCGAAAATTGACATCCGACTATGATCCGACGTACCGAATAATATGTGTCATTTAGTTACAAAAGTCAAGCAATTTCGGTGATCCGAACGAATGGCGGCACCCTGCCCAACTCACCGCCACTCCCACGATCACGTTCAGCGCCAGGCCGAGCACGCCGGCGTGCCAGCCCCAGACCTTGCCCATGCCCGCGAGGGTCAGCCCGGCCGCGAGCGCCGTGCCCGCGGCCATGCCTGCGGCCGCACCTGACGCGCTGAATCGCGGCCACAGCACCCCCAGTACAAACAGCGGGGCAGTCTGGATCAGCACCTCCATCTTCAGCTCGATGAGTCCCCACAGGGTGAGATCCGGCGTCAGGGCGATGAGGACCAGGATGGCCATGATGATCCAGGACAGGCGCTTCCCCCACGCGGTAAGGCGCGCTTCCGGGAGCGAACCCATCCGGAACCGGCCCAGCACGTCCTTGACGAGCAGGGAAGAGAGGCTGAGCAGGACGGAGTCGGCCGTCGACATGATCGCCGCGACGATGCCGGTGAGGACGAGCACGGTCATGACATAGAGCCAGAGCGATTCAGCGGCCCAGACCCGGAGCAGGCGGGGCATGACCTGGTCGGTTTCGACGCCCTCGAGGCCCGATAGCTGCGGGATGGCGAGGATCCCGACGAGCACGACCGCCGAGATGGTGACCAGGGGCATGAAGGCCATGAAGGTGAACGACCGCTTCAGGCTGCGAGTGCTCCGGGCGGCGAAGATGCGCTGAATGGCCTGGGGATAGACGGCGGCGGCGAAGCCTACCAGCAGGATGGTGCTGATCCAGGTACGGATCGTCTCTCCCCCGGGAAGCGCGGCTTTCGCAGGCTGATGGGCGATGACCCACGCCGTCGCTTCACCGAGGCGGTCGCTCCCCGCGACCACGGCGGCCAGCATGCCCAGCAGCCCGACGAAGAGGAGCAGGCCCTGGATGCAGTCGGTCCACGCCACGGCCTGCATGCCGCCGAGGGTCTCGTAGAACAGGATGATGACCGCAAGGATCACGACGCCCGCCCAGAACGGAATGGCGCCCCCGGATAGACCGGATACGATATGCCCAACCGCCAGGAGCTGCGCGAGCAGGTAGTTGGCGATGGCGACCACAAACAGCACGCCGGCGAAGAGGGTCAGTCCGGATCTTCCGTCCGCACCGAACCGATGGGTGATCCAGTCGCCCGGCGTCACGAAGTTGCCCCGCAGCGACGCGCGGTAGAGCGGCGGTGCGAAGAGCAGGTAGGCCACCACGATGGCCATCATGAACCCGACGCTCATGGTCCAGGCGTATCCCAGCCGGTAGGCCTCGCCGGGATAACCGATGAGCGTGTTGCCGCTGTACTGGGTCGCGTAGAGTGTGAAGAAGAGGACCAGGGCGCCCAGGTTCTTGCCCGCCAGGTAGAAGGAGGACATGGAATCGTCCCGGCGGCGGGACCGGGCCACGTATCCCAGGACGATCATGAAGACAAGGTAGGCGGCCAGGAAGGCGAAGGCGCCGGGACCGTAAGGCTGATCCGCCATGGGTTATCCGTCCTCCCGCCAGTACCGGTGTATCACGAACGCGGTGAAGCACGCGATGGCCAGGCAGGCCGCCAGGCAGATCACGACCCAGTACGGTACGCCGATCCAGACGGGTACCGGTTCGATCTCCGGGAGGTACCACGGTATGGAAAGGGCGAAGAGGGCCGCGTAGACGGCCCAGATCCAACGGGGAAAATGTCGGTCGGAAGGGAGAGGATTCATAGATGCATGCGGGGATGTATTCAGGGAAATTCGGTCCGTCACACTCGGACGTACTTGTGCACGAGGTTCTCCACGCCCACCTCGCCCACGTAGATATCGCCGTGCCGGTCGACCCATACGCTGTGCGCGCCGTGGGCTTGATCGACCGGTCCGCCCCGGACGACCCACTGGGCGATGAGCCTGCCGTCCATGTTCATGATGGTGACCCCGCCGCCCTCGCCCAGGAAGACCGTGTCTTCGTCATCGACGAACAGGCCGCAGGGCGCGGGACGCCCCGGCCATTCCGCGAGGAAGCGCCCCTCGGAATCGAAGACCTGGATCCGGTTGTTGGTCTCCCGGTCGGCCACGAGCAGGCGGCCGTCTGACACGGGGAAGATGTTGTGCGGGAGGGTGAACCGGCCGGGCGCGGCGCCCCTGCCGCCCCAGGATTGGACCAAGCCTCCCGACGGAGTCAACCGGTGCACATAACACTGCCCGTATCCGTCGGAGACGTACAGGTCCCCGCAGGCGCCCTTGACGGCGCGCGTCGGCATGTTGAAGGGTTTGCCCGGCTCTCCGGCCCGGTTCGGCTCTCCCAGCGTCTGCAGCAGTGTGCCGTCCGTCGCGAACACCCGGACGGTATGATCTCTGCAGTCCGGAATGAAGATCCTGTCCTCCCCGTCGATCCATATCTCGTGGGGCAGGGCCAGTATGTCGTGACCCCATTCGTCCAGCAGGTGGCCGTCCCGGTCGTAGACCACCACGGCGGGACTCGGCTCCCGGTCGACGACGTAGACCCGGTCCCGCGAATCCACGGCCACGGCCGTGGCGATGCCCAGCGTGCGCTCGGATCCCCACTCCGGCACCTTCTCGTAACAATAGTCTCCGCTCCCCCAGATCATGGTCCGCTCCTCAGGCGAAATGGCTTCAGATCTCTACTCGTGGACCTGCAAGGCGCTACGGCTTACCTGTCGAATCCGTCGGGTACAAAGGCTTTGTCCCGCATGATGGCACGGTATATACTTTGTCGATACACCGTCTAGTAGTCGATACACCGTCTAGTAATTGTCTATAAAGATGAACGACAGGAGTTTACTCATGGGCGTACTCGACAGCTTTTCCCTGGCCGGACGCATCGCCGTAGTCACGGGCGGCGCCGGACCGCAGTTCGGAAGCAGCATCTCCGAGGCCCTGGCCGAGGCAGGCGCCACGGTGGTCGTCGCTTCGCGAGACCTGGAAAACAACCGGCAGTTCGTCGCCGGACTGAACGAACGGGGATTCGACACCCACCCCGAGGCACTGGACATCACAAGTACCGAATCGATCGACGACCTGAAACGACGAGTAATGGACCGTTACGGCCGCGTGGACGTCCTGGTCAATAGCGCCGTGGTCGGCCGCGGCGGCGGTTTCGACGAGCAGACGCCGGACTACTGGGCCGCCAGCGCCCAGGGGAACATGGTGGGGCTCTTCGCCCTTTGCAAGGCCTTCGTCCCCGTCATGGCCGGCCAGGGCAGCGGGAGCATTATCAATATCTCGAGTATCTACGGCGTCGTGGCCAACGACCCCGGCCTCTACGAAGAAACCGGCATGAAGCAACCGCCGGACTACACCTTCGTCAAGGGGGGCATGATCAATTTCACCCGATACATCGCGAACTACTACGGGAAGCAGGGCGTACGGGCGAACTGCATCTGCCCCGGCGGGTATTTCAATGAACAGCCCGGACCGTTCGTGCAACGGTATGAACATCGCGTGCCACTTGGACGCATGCTGGACAACGAGGACCTCAAGGGCGCCGTGGTCTTCCTGGCCTCCGACGCGTCCGGGTACGTCACCGGGGTCGCGCTCATGGTCGACGGCGGCTGGACGTCGCTTTAGACGGACACGGACAGGCGCTTTCGGCCGAGGCCAGACGCGCCAGAAAGATCAGGCTTCCGGATCGATGACGGATTTGTCCTGGGGATAGTAGTCGATCGCCTGGCGGCCGTGATCCAGGTCGTACATGTCCCACGTGCTGTCGGACACACCGAAAACGATCTCGAACCGGATGCCGGGGTGGATGACCGCCCGTTCGAACACCCGCACCGCGTCACCGTGACTGAGGTGGTGGGGATGGCCGGGCAGGTCCCGCTGTTTCTGGAAGTTTCCGATGCGCACGCACACGACCTCCATGTCGAACCGCACCGCGTACATGTATCCCAGGCTTTCCCCGAAGACCTTGCTGATGGAATAGTAGCTCTCCGGACGCGGCGGCATGTCGATCCTGCGGTACACGTCCTGCGGATAGGGCGCCAGCAAGCCGGCCCTGCTGGCGAAGGCTACCCGGCGCACGCCATTGCGATTGGCCGCTTCGAACAGCGTATAGGTCCCGATGAAGTTGGCGTCCAGGATTTCCTCCCACGTCGCGCCGCCGGACGGATTTCCGGCCAGATGGATTATGGCGTCCATGCCTTCGGTGGCCTGGAGCACCGCGTCCATGTCGGTAATATCGCCGACGACCTCGTCATCCATTCCCGGTGTAGGCACCCGGTCGAAACCGCGGAGAGGGTATTTGTCTTTAAGTCCGTTCACGATGATCGTCCCGACGGCTCCCGCCGATCCGGTGACGAGTATGCGGGGTGTTTCGTTCATTCCGACTCCTTGCGCATGAAGGGTCCACGGCGTTCGATCCAGTCGTAGGTCTCCTGCCAGGATGAACTGCCGTCTTCTTCCCAGATGTCCAGCCGGATTCCCCGGATGTTGCCTTCGGTGAAACCGGTCAGCCGGTGGACCGAGGGATACCCGATGGTATAGTAGATGTTGCCGCTGGGCAGGCGGGTCTTCGCGATGTGCCGGGGAAGCTCGGTGATCGGGTTTCCGGCGATGCGCACCAGTTCATCTTCGTCGACGTCGACGCCGAGGCCCGGTCCCTCCGGCACGGGGGAACTGCCGTCCGCCACCTCGATCCGGCCGCCGGTCACGTCTTCTCCGTACTGGTCGTCCAGGTTGACCGTGTACATCACGTTGGGGATCACCGCGCCGAGGTGGAGCGCCATCGCCTTGCTGAGCGTGCCCCCGGTCAACTGGATCACGGTGGAAACGTTCGCCTCGGCACAGGCGAACCCCCGCTTCAGGCTCATGCCGATGCCGTGCTCGCCGACCATGTAGGCATCGGCGCATCCCAGCCCGATCTCCGGACCGCCGCCCAGCTGCGGCACGTGCATCAACAGGGGGATCGACGTCTGCTCGCGCAGGCGCCGCCAGCCGTCCACGTCGCGCCAGGCCAGCGGGTCCTCGATCACGCCGACGACGGGCGATTTCTCGAGGTTATCGACGATGCGCGCCACGTCGGCGAACGAGCGGTTGTGGTTGAAGTCGTAGTGCATCTTGAACCCGGGCGGGGCGACCTCTTCCACGGCACTGTTCTGTTCGTATACATCGTAGTACTCGCCCGTGTGCATCTTGAAGATCATGTACCCTTCGTCCGCGGCGCGCACCACCTCGGCGGCCAGTTCTTCGGGAGAGGCCACGCGGGTCCACGCCGCGACCGGCACCCGGTCCCGCACCTTCTGTCCCATGAGCTTGTAGGCGGGTTCTTCAAGATGTTTGCCCATGAGATCGTACAGCGCGCCCATGAGACCCACGGGATGGCCCGCGGCGATGTGGTCGAAGGGACTGCTGCCCGTCATGCGTTCCACGTCCCGAATGTCCATGGTGACGTGTCCCCGGCTGTCCCCGTAGCCCACCACGCCGTTGTCTGCCGTCACCTTGAAGATCGTCTGCGTATCGATAGTCCTGAACTGGACCTTCTTGTCGGCATTCCGTTCCGTGAGTTTCGGATTGATATGGGTAATCGCGATGTCGGTAATTTTCATGGCCTGCTTCTTTCCGTTAGGTTTCACCCTCCGGTGACCGCACCATTGGGCTTTATGGGTTAATTACAAGTGTATGTCAACGGTTCGCAAGCGATCTGGGCGCTCCCTCCTGGTTCACGCCGTCCCGAACGGTGGTGGCGATGGGCCAACACTGTCCGCCTCTTTTGCGGTACTCGTCTTCCGCCCCGCAGAGCCACGTGAACATCCGTGCGGCCGCGATGGCGCCCTGGAACTGCTCGAACACGCCCGCCGGCGGATCGAATTTGATCGTGTTGAAGTCGATGTCCTCCTCCGTGATCCAGTCTCTCCGCGGCGGTGCGGTCCGCCAGTAGTTGTACTTGAGCAGATTGCGGTATTTGCTCTTTCCCTTTGGACCGGAAGTGGCCCGCGACCTGCGGTGCCAGATCCCGTAGACGGTGAGAAAGATCGTGCCGGCCGGACCGGCCGACGATACGGTCCCCCGGATGGAGCCAAGATGGGCCATCATGGGCGCCTTGTTCCGCATGAAGTGCGACCCGGGCAGCACCACGGTAGGTCCCATGTCCTCGGTGCATTCCTCCGGATAGTAGAAGACCTGAAGGTATTCCAGCCGGTCCGTATAGATTGTGCCGCCGTCCCGGTGCCAGCTCTGGGGCTGGTCGAAGGGCAGGGGACCCCGGTGGTTGCTGATGATAAGCGGCAGGGTGAAGCCGCTTCCCAGAAGCGACCGGACGGCGCCCGCCGCCTGTGGGTTCATGAGCACGCCGTCCACGAAGAAGGACTCCTTCATGATGGGCGTGGGCTCGTAGGTACTGTCGACCCGGTCCAGGAAGTCGATGACCTGCCTGTTGACGTCGTCCGGCACCACACCGGGGAGCATCAGGTAACCGTTCCGGCAGAAATCGATCACCTCGCGGTCCGTCAGCGTCGGATCGCAGTCCATCTTTTCACCGTAAGGCGCTCCGGTCATCGCGTCCTCCATCTGCTATCTCCATCGCTCCAGCACGAACTCGTACCCGAGCCCGTAGTTATCCTGTTCACGCATGGCGAGGGACGTTTCGGGAAACTTGATGATGCGCCAGCCGTCGTCCAGGGCCTCCTTGATCGACCGGTACCGGAATTCGCCGTTGTCGTTGAGCCCGTCGGAATCCGTGCCGTCTTCGTAGATACTGATGCCGACCACCGCTGAATGGGGGTTGGTCGTGGGCGCCTGCAGG
Proteins encoded:
- a CDS encoding TOMM precursor leader peptide-binding protein, whose product is MKAPAEKTRKPRMPGPTSKNARQGKLTRTTPADLGLVDLPTLTPHLRSHVIGAQQTLLVSESFDTLLHGALLCDLLPLLDGCRPLSGIVADLEGRHAADDVRAAIVSLSDRGYVISADHSMDRSRAAYWTSLGASPRWVEQRLAESRVAVDGDDGRLSRQLETSGAGVVADTMAVDDVQLKVIVCDDYLDAGFVAVNRRRLEAGAPWMLVRPRGMDALFGPVFRADRQGPCWDCLAHRLRGHKEAHQFLRHVAGEEAAFKPFAADPVVLEAVYGLVSAEIVKWLVLDEAAPIHGHAVSMHVGTFASTMHTVLRRPQCPVCGDEGLYRPNRAPVPVCLKASPKHHRNSGGARAVTPEATLAQYRHLVSPVSGIVTWLARTTSEHDAWLHVYWAGSNPGMRSRSLSSLRRSLRSKSAGKGSTREQSETSALCEAIERHSGAFSGDEIRTGGRFIDFAAEDGAIHPNDVQLFSEDQLDNADSINAAGHPYNIVPPRFDPAAEIDWTPVWSFTQGRHRYLPTSMLYSMAPEQRGPAELIADSNGCAAGNTLEEAILQGFYELVERDAFAIWWYNRLSVPGVDLSSFDDAFLASATDYYGRCEREVWMLDVTSDTGIPSFVALSRRPDAETEDIIYGAGAHADPRLAALRALCELNQCLTWLPRPGGREGGGHSGRAGLAGGPAQSGRSGGPNQPMIDDPMALNWWKTARIADCAWLAPSTDAPLRQAAQYPSIETADTREDVDCCRALVEARGMEFLVLDQTRPDIGMPVARVIVPGMRHFWARFAPGRLYDVPVAMGFRNQPLTEAELNPAPVIA
- a CDS encoding NHLP leader peptide family natural product precursor, whose product is MSIFERSKIMRSGDEMLKQIVEKSSLDADFRQKLISDPKSTICEELDITMPESMSIQVHESDMQTVHIALPPDANISEEQLEAVSAGLCCCW
- a CDS encoding sodium:solute symporter family protein, encoding MADQPYGPGAFAFLAAYLVFMIVLGYVARSRRRDDSMSSFYLAGKNLGALVLFFTLYATQYSGNTLIGYPGEAYRLGYAWTMSVGFMMAIVVAYLLFAPPLYRASLRGNFVTPGDWITHRFGADGRSGLTLFAGVLFVVAIANYLLAQLLAVGHIVSGLSGGAIPFWAGVVILAVIILFYETLGGMQAVAWTDCIQGLLLFVGLLGMLAAVVAGSDRLGEATAWVIAHQPAKAALPGGETIRTWISTILLVGFAAAVYPQAIQRIFAARSTRSLKRSFTFMAFMPLVTISAVVLVGILAIPQLSGLEGVETDQVMPRLLRVWAAESLWLYVMTVLVLTGIVAAIMSTADSVLLSLSSLLVKDVLGRFRMGSLPEARLTAWGKRLSWIIMAILVLIALTPDLTLWGLIELKMEVLIQTAPLFVLGVLWPRFSASGAAAGMAAGTALAAGLTLAGMGKVWGWHAGVLGLALNVIVGVAVSWAGCRHSFGSPKLLDFCN
- a CDS encoding SDR family oxidoreductase; this encodes MNDRSLLMGVLDSFSLAGRIAVVTGGAGPQFGSSISEALAEAGATVVVASRDLENNRQFVAGLNERGFDTHPEALDITSTESIDDLKRRVMDRYGRVDVLVNSAVVGRGGGFDEQTPDYWAASAQGNMVGLFALCKAFVPVMAGQGSGSIINISSIYGVVANDPGLYEETGMKQPPDYTFVKGGMINFTRYIANYYGKQGVRANCICPGGYFNEQPGPFVQRYEHRVPLGRMLDNEDLKGAVVFLASDASGYVTGVALMVDGGWTSL
- a CDS encoding NAD(P)-dependent oxidoreductase; translated protein: MNETPRILVTGSAGAVGTIIVNGLKDKYPLRGFDRVPTPGMDDEVVGDITDMDAVLQATEGMDAIIHLAGNPSGGATWEEILDANFIGTYTLFEAANRNGVRRVAFASRAGLLAPYPQDVYRRIDMPPRPESYYSISKVFGESLGYMYAVRFDMEVVCVRIGNFQKQRDLPGHPHHLSHGDAVRVFERAVIHPGIRFEIVFGVSDSTWDMYDLDHGRQAIDYYPQDKSVIDPEA
- a CDS encoding phytanoyl-CoA dioxygenase family protein, giving the protein MEDAMTGAPYGEKMDCDPTLTDREVIDFCRNGYLMLPGVVPDDVNRQVIDFLDRVDSTYEPTPIMKESFFVDGVLMNPQAAGAVRSLLGSGFTLPLIISNHRGPLPFDQPQSWHRDGGTIYTDRLEYLQVFYYPEECTEDMGPTVVLPGSHFMRNKAPMMAHLGSIRGTVSSAGPAGTIFLTVYGIWHRRSRATSGPKGKSKYRNLLKYNYWRTAPPRRDWITEEDIDFNTIKFDPPAGVFEQFQGAIAAARMFTWLCGAEDEYRKRGGQCWPIATTVRDGVNQEGAPRSLANR